Proteins from a single region of Juglans microcarpa x Juglans regia isolate MS1-56 chromosome 5S, Jm3101_v1.0, whole genome shotgun sequence:
- the LOC121268654 gene encoding (S)-scoulerine 9-O-methyltransferase-like yields MQVQNMEVQEAGDQLSSCSQLGGLVSIQMVLRAAIELNVFNIIADAGPDAYLSAAEITSKIPTTDPNSAAYTLERILRFLGAYSILSISRKPLGNNGENARHEWTYGLTKMSQCLVSSSTGGSTATSPASIMIRISCERELLESLLRIKDAVLEPGSAPFKKAHGVNFYEYLEKKPIYRQLFDEFMEVGEKLVFDDVFKVYGGFEDVRELIDVGAALEPLLPR; encoded by the coding sequence ATGCAAGTCCAAAACATGGAAGTCCAGGAAGCTGGAGATCAACTTTCAAGCTGTTCGCAGTTGGGAGGTTTGGTCTCCATTCAAATGGTTCTAAGAGCTGCAATTGAGCTAAACGTGTTCAATATAATTGCAGATGCGGGGCCCGATGCTTATCTTTCTGCAGCAGAGATCACTTCAAAGATCCCAACAACCGATCCAAATTCTGCAGCGTACACTTTGGAGAGAATACTAAGATTTCTGGGCGCATATTCCATTTTATCGATATCTCGAAAGCCATTAGGAAATAATGGAGAAAATGCACGCCATGAATGGACCTATGGCCTGACAAAGATGAGCCAATGCCTAGTGAGTAGCAGTACCGGCGGAAGTACTGCTACTTCTCCGGCTTCAATAATGATCCGCATTTCCTGTGAAAGGGAATTGCTCGAGAGTTTGCTTAGGATTAAGGATGCAGTTCTTGAGCCTGGAAGCGCGCCTTTCAAGAAGGCCCATGGGGTGAACTTTTACGAGTATCTGGAAAAGAAGCCGATATATAGACAACTGTTCGATGAGTTTATGGAAGTTGGCGAAAAATTAGTGTTTGATGATGTGTTCAAGGTGTATGGTGGATTTGAAGATGTGAGAGAGTTGATAGATGTGGGGGCGGCATTGGAACCACTTCTGCCAAGATAA